GGCCTCCGGCTCCAGGCCCTTCCCGGATCCCCGCCCCCGGATTCCCAGGGGACGGGGAAGGGAGCGCCCGCCCCGAGATCTCCGCCCCCCAGCCCCTAACCCCTCAGGGTTGAGCGGACCAACCCCACCACTTCCGCGAGGGGCAGGGGCGGGGTCACAAAACGGGCCCTCGGCCTAGGGGCGGAGTTTCTCCTAAGGGGCAAGGCCAAGGCATCTTGTATTGGGGCTGACAGGGCGGCGGGTTATTAGGGCTGAGGATGGGAGGATGCTCAGGGTATTGGGGTCGAGGATGGGAGGATGCTCAGGGTATTGGGGTCAGGGTGGCATTAGCCCAGCTCAAGCCGGGCCGGGCTGACTCAGCATCCTGCCCCAGCCAGCTTCCATCCCTGACACCTCTGCACTCCCTCGGGCAGAGATGGGAGATGGCGCCGGTGTTGCCCCTGGTGCTGCCCCTGCAGCCCCGCATCCGCCTGGCACAAGGGCTCTGGCTCCTCTCCTGGCTGCTGGCGCTGGCTGGTGGCGTCATCCTCCTCTGTAGTGGGCACCTCCTGGTCCAGCTAAGGCACCTTGGCACCTTCCTGGCTCCCTCCTGTCAGTTCCCTGTCCTGCCCCAGGCTGCCCTGGcagcgggcgcggtggctctggGCACAGGACTAGTGGGTGTAGGAGCCAGCCGGGCAAGTCTGAATGCAGCTCTATACCCTCCCTGGCGAGGGGTCCTGGGCCCGCTGCTGGTGGCTGGCACGGCTGGTGGGGGGGGGCTCCTGGTCGTCGCCCTCGGGCTAGCCCTGGCTTTGCCTGGGAGTCTGGATGAGGCGCTGGAGGAGGGCCTGGTGACtgccttggctcactacaaggaCACAGAGGTGCCTGGGCACTGTCAGGCCAAAAGGCTGGTGGATGAGCTGCAACTGAGGTACCACTGCTGCGGGCGCCACGGGTACAAGGATTGGTTTGGGGTCCAGTGGGTCAGCAGCCGTTACCTGGACCCCGGTGACCGGGATGTGGCTGAGTGAGTGATTTGcgtctcccttcctcctcctcctcctccctggacaggctccctcctgctgccttgaATCCCCACCTCGCTCAGAGGGGCAATAAGTAGAACACAGTGGCTGAGAGACTGGTTacagctctgccatttattagctgtgaAACCCAGGGCATGTTACCAAACCACCCTGGGCCCAttccttcacctgtaaaatggaaataatagtacTTATCTGATAGAGTTGTTGTGAAGATGTGAATTATGCTTGGCTGGCACATAGTACAGCAGTCAGTAAATGTTTTactattctttttcccttctgaACACCTGTGCCCTTCAGTCCCTCCCCCAGGCCTCTATCTCCAGACATCCTAacccctctgtccctccctttgCAGCCGGATCCAGAGCAATGTAGAAGGCCTATACCTGACTGATGGGGTCCCTTTCTCCTGTTGCAACCCCCACTCACCCCGGCCTTGCCTGCAAAACCGTCTTTCAGACTCCTACGCCCACCCCCTGTTCGATCCCCGACAACCCAACCAAAACCTCTGGACCCAAGGGTGCCATGAGGTGCTGCTGGAGCACTTGCAGGACTTGGCAGGCACACTGGGTAGCATGCTGGCTGTCACCTTCCTACTGCAGGTGAGTCAGCAAAGCATCTGACACCTCCTTCCACCCGGGACTCCTCCCTGCCTCCAACCCTGGGCCTCTTGGAACCGCTGACTCTCCCTGACTCTTTCCCCTTGCTTCCCCCACAGGCTCTGGTGCTCCTTGGCCTGAGGTACCTGCAAACAGCACTGGAGGGGCTTGGAGGGGTCATTGATGCGGGAGGAGAGACCCAGGGCTATCTCTTTCCCAGTGGGCTGAAAGATATGCTGAAAACAGCATGGCTACAGGGAGGGGTTGCCTGCAGGCCAGCACCTGAGGAGGCCCCACCAGCAGAAGCACCTCCCAAGGAGGATCTATCTGAGGCCTAGAGGCCTGGAGCTTGGggtgaggaagagggagggatggaCAAGTCTGAAAACCTCACAACTCCTTACCAAGGCTCCAGGTTGGGGGGATCGTAGGATTAGAGGGCCTGAGGATAGTCAGCGAGCTGGACTGGGGtaagaaagaaaaccagatgTCCTAGGGCCTAGCCCTTGTAGTCAGAACCACCAGGGAACAGCAAAGAACAGAGTGATGGGAAAGTGACATGAGAAGGCCTGGAGGCTGATTCTGATATAGACTCAATAAAGTTTTTGGATGGAAGCAATTGCTTTTTCTTGTCAAGGGGATGGGGGCCTGGGAGAACTGATTTCTGTCTGATGGAGCAGCCAGGACTCCAAAGTTTGGACCCTGGCTCGACCTGTGCAGCAACAGGAGCCCACATCTGTAAGGATCAGAAAGCAAGAACCCAATGTaagaagcaaaggaaaacaaGAGGCCCCTCCAGGTTGAGATTCTTTATTCTGGAGGTAGGAAGGGGGTCAGCATGCTCAGGTGGGGAGGGTCCAGCCCAGCTCCTCCAGCCCCCCAGTGCATGCCCAGCCCCAATAAGTTACCCAGTTACTCAGCTGCCCTCCCTCCTGGGTCCATCTGTCCTTCTGTTCCACCCTAGACAGGGCCAACCTGACTCAATACAAGGGCTGCTTGTCCCCAGCCTGTGGGCAGTGCCACACGGCAGGCTAGGGGAGGGATGAAGCAGCAGGACCATGCCCTGGGCCTGGAGGGGCAGAGGGGCCACTTCTGGCTCCAAGGGTCAGGACTTGGAAAACCACATCCTGGGCAGGCCTGGGGCCCAGTCCCACAAGGTCTGTGCCTGAAAAGAGGTGGTAGTTGGGGTGGGGCCGCCATCACACCTCAATTGCTGGGTCTGAGCCCCGGCCCTGCCGCTGCAGCTGCTCCTCCTGCTTCATCTTGGGCTTCTCTGTCCGTGTATGCCACACCAGTACCTGTGCCAGGAGGGATGCAGTGAGAGCCAGGCCCAGCTGCAGCCAGGCCTCTGGGTCCCCGAGCCTGGAATGGATTCTCTAACCCTATCGACATATACAGTATAGGCTTCAAAGTGTAAAGGGCAGGGTGGAGGAAGACTTAGTGCCTCTAAAACCAGGCCTTGGCCGGgcacgtggctcacgcctttaaccccaacactttgggaggccgaggaaggcagatcacgaggtcaggagattgagaccatcctggctaacaccgtgaaaccccgtcactaccaaaaacacaaaaaaattagccgggcgtggtggcgggcgcctgtagtcccagctacttgggaggctgaggcaggagaatggtgtgaacccgggaggcggagcttgcagtaagccaagattgcgctactgcactccagcctgggtgacacagtgagactctgtctcaaaaaaaaaaaaaaacaacaaacagggCCTTATTCCTTCATCCTCTCTGTGCCACATGGGTTCCCAGAACTCGGGGCAGAGTGGCAGGAGACCACTTTCCCCCGCTAGTTCCCAGCTTCCCCTTCAGTAGAGTCAGCAAGGCTGATCAGAGATCTGGAGAGTCCCTCCTGGTTAAACCACCCATTCCCAGGGTCTCACTGTACCTCCCCCATCACCTGTCCATCCCAGAGCCAGGTTTCTATGCCCATCTCCATTCCCTTACCCGAGTGCAGTTGGCAGCCCGTGGCTCCAGGTCCTTGGGATCCACAAGGTGGCTCAGAAGACTGCTCTCCAGGTGGCCCCGGGGAGCGGTGGAATCAAATTGGGCATTGGGCTTATCTAACAGCAAGGGCAGGGCCACAGCAAATCCAGCCATATCCACAGGAAAGGGCCTGTTGGGCTCCCATGCTGTGTGGAAGCCCACTACCCGGCCATCCTGTACCTGAGGGCCCTCGAATCGCAGGCCGCCCACCAGCCCCACAGGCCACACTGAGACACCACGGGTCCAGCGCATCTAACGGAGGTCGGGAGAGAAGAAACAGAGGGGTGGTCCGGGGAAGGGAGCAGCAGAAAGAGCCACCTGGCTCACTCTGCCCCACTGCTTCCAGCCCCTCACCCAGCAGCCAACGGCAACACTGCTAACCAAGGTAACGAATGAAGCTGGCCGCACCTGGTCTCTTGCCCATCCCCATCCTGGTGCTCACCTCCTCAAACAGCTCCCGGCTGTAGGTGTTGTCATCGTCAGCAAAGTAGACGACTCCTTGGGTCCCTGGTGGTGGTGGGTCCTTCTCCCCACCCACAGCACCCCCTCTGCCCCGGAGCCAGTCCAGGGCCTTGTTCCGCTGCTCGACACCACGGGGATGAACCCAGCCAGGCTCGCCCTCCCGAAGCCGCTGGGCTTTGGGCGTGAGGACCACTAAGTGTGTGAAGAGGAGGCCAGAGGCAGCCAGCAGCCCTGAGACCAGCGGGGTGGGACCCTCAGCATCCTCCACCAGCAGCCAATGCAGCCGGGGCACCAGGCTCAGTGTCTGGGACAGTCGTACCAGCTCTGCCTTCTGTACCAGCCTGCAGGGGAGAGATGCAGCACAAGGAAAAGGGGCAGGCACCATTTGCCCGCTCCAGCCAGGGCAGACAGCTTCTCCTGGGCCACTGCCTGCGTCTCCTGTGGCCCTTCCCAACCAATGCCTAAACTCCCTCTTTCTTGCCTGTCAACTTCATGCTAACACTCACCTGCCCTGTTCTTCCGGTCCATGTCCATCACCCACCTCAACTCCAGAGCTCAGGCTGTGGGAAACTATAAATTAAGggcacagggccaggcatggtggctcacacctataataacactttgggaggctgaggcaggtgaattacctgaggtctggagttccagaccagcctggccaatatggtgaaaccccatctctactaaaaaaatacaaaaatttgctgggtgtagtggcacatgcctgtaatctcagctacttgggaggctgaggcaggagaatcgcttgaacctggaaggaggaggttggagtgagctgagatcgcaccatttcactccagcctcagtgataacagcaaaactccatctcaaaaaaaaaaaaaaaaaggccaggcatgttggctcacgcctataatcccagcactttaggaggccgaggtgggcggatcacctgaggttaggagttcgagaccagcctgcccaacatggcgaaaccccgtctctattaaaaatacaaaaaattacccaggcatggtggcagtcacctgtaatcctagctactcgggtggctgaggcagaagaatcgcttgaacccgggaggcggaggttgcagtgagccgagattgtgccactgcgctccagcccgagcgacaagagcgaaactctgtctcaaaaaaaaaaaaaaaaaaacaaattaagggcacaggctttgggatcaggtaGATCTGGGTTTGAAATCCAGTTTTGTAACTTATTATGTGAGACAATTTGGGAAAATGGCtcaatctccctaagcctcagtttcctcaactgtaaaatgggaataacagtacTTTATAACAATgttgttttaaagattaaataagagctggggatggtggctcacacctgtaatcccagcactttgggaagccgaggcaggtggatcatgaggtcaggagatcgagaccatcctggctaacacggtgaaaccccatctctactaaaaatataaaaaattagctgggtgtggtggtgggcacctgtagtcccagctacttgggaggctgaggcaggagaatggcgtgaacccgggaggcagagcttgcagtgagccaagatcacgccattgcactccagcctagatgacagagcaagactccatctcaaaaaaaaaaaaaaaaaatacaaaagtaaaatacaaaaaattactggccaggcatggtggctcacgcctgtaatcccagcactttgagaggccgaagcaggcggaacacgaagtcaggagttccagaccagcctggccaacatggtgaaaccccatctctactaaagatacaaaaaattagccgggtgtggtggtgcatgcttgtaaccccagctactcggggggctgaggcaggagaattgcttcaatccgggaggtggaggttgcagtgagccgagatcgtgccattgcactccagcctgggcgacagagtgagactccatctcgaaaaaaaaaaaaaaaaattagcctggcatggtggtgcacgcctgtaatcccagctactcgggaggctgaggcaggagaatcgcttgaacccgggaggtggaggttgcagtgagccaagatcacaccactgcactccagcctgggcaacagagcaagactccatctcggtgTTGCGGGGAGgcggggggaagaaaaaaaaaaaaggaacaaaccagGAATGTGGAACGTGGGGCTTGGCCTCTTCTGTGCTTCTTTATCCTTCAGATCTACCTGCCTGTCCCAGGGCtggttgtgtgtgcatgtatgtgtgcatgtcgCAGGTGGGGTCTAGAGCTTCCTATGCGTGAATGGGACAGCCATCTGATTCCCAGAAGATGTATTAACACCCTTATGGCTACAGATCCGAAACCACATTCCCCAATTGGTTTTATTAGTAAAACCAATTACatttgatttaaaacaaaagcaaatgtaaatcaCTAAATACAGTGCCTGCTAGAGAGTAAACACACTGTAAGTAACAGCTGGTATAACTATTTCTGGACCCTAGTATGACTATCAGGCCAAGcactttcaacttttttttttttgaaatgggctctgtcgcccaggctgcatgatctccactcactgcaacctccgccgcccaggatcaagcaatcttcccacctcagcctccagagtagctgagattacaggcatgcaccatcacgcctagctaacttttgtattttttttttttttttttttttttttgcagagacgagagtttcaccatgttgcccaggctggtctcaaactcctgagctcaggcgatccgccagcctcgggctcccaaagtgctgggattacaggcgtgagccactgcgcccagacaagCCCTTTCAACTTTAATCAGGGGGTTTTAACTTTCTTGCCAAACGGTCCCTAAGGAGAGAGAGTTAATTCACTGCCAAGCTCaaaatttctttgaaatgttATTGTTCTATCTTATAATTTGgtagaaattttgtattttccttctagaaaaagaactatttttttttcttttttcttttgttttgttttgtttttgagatggagtttcactcttgttgcccaggctggagtgcaatagcgcactctcagctcactgcaacctccgcctctcaggttcaagggattctcctgcctcagcctccccagtagctgggattataggcatgcgccaccacgcctggctaattttgtatttttagtagagacggggttttgccatgttggccaggctggtctcgaactcccgacctcaggtgatccacccgcctcggcctcccaaagtgctgggattacaggcatgagccaccacacccagcctgaaaaaGAACTATTTTCCCACAAATATTTGAGTATAAATGTGGTTCATTTATCCTGTCTTTGGCATGCCCTAGTTTGAGGAACAACTCCTAGCCCAGTGCCTCCCCAAACTCCTCATCATCAACTCCAACTTCTTGGACAACGCAGACCTCTTGAGTGCACCAGAGCCCATACCTGGCATAGGTGGGGGTAACAACATAGATAGTAGGCAGGGCCTCGGGTTcagggggctgggcaggggcagggggtggcCGTCGGAGTTCCGCTTGCAGCTGGGAAATCCTCAGATCCTTCTGCCGTAGCTGCTCGGCTGCTGCCCGCAGGGGAGGAAGGCAGTCACATGGCTGGCCTGGTCCCAGGAAGCATTAATGGGGAAAGAAGGTGGGGACAGAGAACCGCAGAATGTTCAGCATCCCAAAGGGCCGTAATCGTCTCATTAATTCCTAACCAATGCAGGTATCCCCTTATGACTTCCCTAGTAGCCTTTTCTATACCTCTCGTGTGGGAAACTCACTGCCTCAAGCAGCAGACCCTCTCCAACTTTAATAAATTCCATTGTTACAATTTTATGTTGGATATTGAGCTGATTCCATCTTTTCTACCTGCTGGTCCTAATTTTGCCTTCTGGGCTTCTAACAAGCTCATGTCCTTAAACAGGACAGTCTTTTCAGAGTCCAAGGTGCCAACTAACCATTACACTATGGAACCCCTTTTGGACGGTCTTTCAAATACCTGAGGATAACGCAGTGGCACTGTCTCTAAATCTTTGCATAAGGGGCAGGGTTCGATCCATTCCCTTGGCTAGGTGACCAAAGACTCATTGTTAAATTCATTGATTCCATCGtaggataaatatttattgaatactcttCCTAGGAGGCACTGCcttaggtgctggggatacagcagggaacaaaacagacacagtccctgccctcatcgAGCTTTCTGTTTAGTGGAGGAAGCAGACACTaagcaaagaaacaaattaaTAACATTATTACAAACTGTGATGGGGCCATGAAGAAAATAATCCGGATAGAGAAtaaaagggaatggaattaaGAATGGTAACTTTAACtatggtggtcagggaaggcctctctgaggaggtgacatttgagctaagacctgaaggatgagaaaGAGGCAGCCCGGGAAACGCTGGAAGCAAAGCACCCCAAGCAGAGGGAACAAGTTAAGTGCTTGAGAGAGTAATGAGCGTGGGGTTTTCGAGAAACTGTCAGCAAGCCAGTCTGGCTGCAGCAGAGCGAGGGAGAGGGGTGGAAATGGGGTTGGGAGAGGCGGACGGCAGCAGGATCATGCGGGGCCTTGCAGGCTCTGGGAAGGAGTCTGGATTTCATCCGAGGTGCGGCGGGTAGCCGCGGTGCGTTCTATAGAGGGCAGTGCGCCTGAGGCCGCAGAGCTGTCCGGAGGGCCGAGCGGATGAATGGTGTTTGCCGGGGGTTCATCCCCAGGGCGGGATGCACGGCGGCGGGCGCCCTCGGGCCAGCCCGCCgcacccccgccccgccccgctcaCCGAGCTGTACCAGCGCGTAGAGGAGGCCGGCGATCGACACCAGGAAGTAGGCGAGAAACACGTTCTTCAGCTTCAGCTTCATGGCCGCGCCGCCGCCCGCGCCCGAGCAGGCGGGGTCAGCAGGGGACGAGGGGTTCCCGCCCCAAACCCCGGCTCCTGTCCGcaggccccgcccctgcagcGGCTCCGCCCTGCGTCCCGCCTTCCTCGCACTCCCCTACCAGCTCCCAGCTGGGGCTGGCAGCGCCGCCAGGGCACGCTTCCGGTCATCTGTGCACCCCCCCGCCTTGTAGACTTGATTTCCGGTCCCACCGCCAGGTTCCGGGAACCACCGGGTGGTGACGTCACATCCGGCGTGCCAAACTCGCGTGGCCGGCAGTCAAAACCCCGGGTAGGTGCAGAATCTCGAGTAGGTGCACGTGGTACCTACCTCGAGACCCGCCCCCTCATCACGGAATTGCCTGAGAAAGCCAGTCCTGGCGCCCAGATCTTCACCTTATTCATCCATCCAGTCAGTCACGCCACCCAATAGCTGTTGCTCAATACTCATTACACGAATGAAATCTAAGGCCCACCACATGATCCTCTGGGTGTCTCTCCTGGAATCCTCACTATAATACTTTGAGATAGATAAGAAaccaaagttgacaaaaattgtGTCATTGCCACAGGGCAGTTTTGTGTCCTTTCTGGACACCCGATTCCAGCATCTCTAGTGTGTCCTCTGGCCCACATTTCTTCAACAGATGACAACAGGGGTGCCAAGGAAGTGTTTTAACTACCAGGAAATTGATTGGAAATAGTTCCTGAGCTGGGGAATTCCATGAATGCATCCCCTTCCTCCTCACAAGCACAAGCCATCCTTCTcagtcatttttcctttaaaaaaaaaaaaaagggcccggcccagtggctcatgcctgtaatcctagcactttagaagcccaggagtttcagatcatactgggcaacaaggcaaaaccccgtctctacaaaaaaaacacaaaaactagctgagtgtgatggcgcaggcctacagtcccagctacttgggaggctgacatgggaggctgaggctgtggtgagccgtgatcatgccactgcactccagcttgggtgactgggtgagaccgtctcaaaaaaaaaaataaccccccaaaaaaagtttCTGGTAAAATAATCTCTGACTTGTGGTCAGTCTACAAAATGAGGGGAAGGGGGAACAGTATACTTCCTGTCACTAAAACAATGGGAAACTTTAAAAAGTGCTGTTAgcagctgggggcggtggctcacgcctgtaatcccagcactttgggaggccgagacaggcggatcacgaggtcaggagatcgagaccatcctggctaacacggtgaaaccccgtctctactaaaaacacaaaaaaattagcagggtgtagtggcgggcgcctgcagtcccagctactcaggaggctgaggcaggaaaatggcgtgaacccgggaggcagagcttgccgagagccgagatcgcaccactgcactccagcctgggcaactgagggagactccgtctcaaaaacaaaaacaaaaacaaaagtgctGTTAGCTACAAGCAGAAGCCTCTAGGTTGGGCACAGTGAtcgatgcctgtaatcccagaactttagaagcctgggaggtcaaggctgcaataagccaggatcataccacagcactcccagcactccagcctgagcaatagagcgaAACTATGTCTCCTCAACCCCCCACATCCTCCAAAAGTTTAGTTTGAGAAACAGCTATCTGACCTTATGGCTATTTCTATCCAAGAGGGACTCCATTGGCTCTGATCACCACTTACTAACTAGGCCTACTAAAATGTGATGATCTTGCTGGGCTCTTCTACGAAAATATCTAGCAACCCAAGGAAGGCTTGCACTTGCTCATTTTGCTGAATCAAGGATGCTCATgctggctgggaacagtggctcatccatgtaatcccagcactttggaaggccgaggcaggtggatcacttgaggccaggagttcgagacaatatggtgaaaccccatctctactaaagatacaaaaatcagccagacgtggtggcaggtgcctgtagtcctagctacttgggaggctgaggcaagagaatcgcttgaacctgggaggcagaggttgtagtgagccgagatcacaccattgcactccagcctgggcaacagtgagactccatctcaaaaaaaaaaaaaaacccaaaaaggatGCTTATGCTGAAGCCAAATGAAAATGTAAGGcccatggccaggcatggtgcctcacgcctgtaatcccagcactttgggaggccaaggcgggcagatcacctgaggtcaggagttcaagatcagcatggctaacatggcgaaaccccctctctactaaaaatacaaaaatgaagctggccatggtggcaggtgcctgtaatcccagctattaaggaggctgaggtgggagaactgcctgaacccaagaggcagaggttgcaacgagccagGATcacacactgtactccagcctggcgacactctgtctcaaaaaaaaaaaaaaaaaaaaaaaaaaaaagacgcagggcgcagtggctcactcctttaattccagcactttgggaggccgaggcaggcggatcacctgaggtcaggagttccagaccagcctggccaacatggtgaaaccccatctctaataaaaatacaaaaattagctgggcatggtggcgcatgcctgtagtcccagcgactcgggaggttgaggcacgagaactgcttgaacctgggaggcagaggttgcaatgagcccagatcatgccattgcattccagcctgggcaacagagtgagactcagtctcaaaaaagaaaaaaaaaaggaaagaaaatgtaaggTCTCTAGGCTTCTAGGGTCTGTGGCTCAGGCTAGAACTAGAATCCAGACTACCACCAGTTATTTATGGTTTATCCCTTTATTGTTTCTCCTTTGATCAAAACGTGTCACAGCTGGGAACCAAGAGGAAGTAAAAAAAATACCCACAAATATTCCCCGACTCCCCATTagtcctcccccaaccccccacccagGGCTTCCAGCCAACCCCAGCACACATGATCATCTCCCCCCACCCTCAGGCTTCTCCTAGCAATAAATACAGGTGACCATGATTCACTGAAACCACAACTGATTTCTCCATCTTAAGTGCCCCTCAAAGGGGACAAGAAGGGGGCAAAAGAAGTTTAATGCCCATCCCCTAAGAGGTGTGGAAACGTCT
This genomic window from Pan troglodytes isolate AG18354 chromosome 9, NHGRI_mPanTro3-v2.0_pri, whole genome shotgun sequence contains:
- the B3GAT3 gene encoding galactosylgalactosylxylosylprotein 3-beta-glucuronosyltransferase 3 isoform X3 encodes the protein MDRTLPLMQRFRDSATALSSGQPCDCLPPLRAAAEQLRQKDLRISQLQAELRRPPPAPAQPPEPEALPTIYVVTPTYARLVQKAELVRLSQTLSLVPRLHWLLVEDAEGPTPLVSGLLAASGLLFTHLVVLTPKAQRLREGEPGWVHPRGVEQRNKALDWLRGRGGAVGGEKDPPPPGTQGVVYFADDDNTYSRELFEEMRWTRGVSVWPVGLVGGLRFEGPQVQDGRVVGFHTAWEPNRPFPVDMAGFAVALPLLLDKPNAQFDSTAPRGHLESSLLSHLVDPKDLEPRAANCTRVLVWHTRTEKPKMKQEEQLQRQGRGSDPAIEV
- the B3GAT3 gene encoding galactosylgalactosylxylosylprotein 3-beta-glucuronosyltransferase 3 isoform X2 is translated as MKLKLKNVFLAYFLVSIAGLLYALVQLAKGMDRTLPLMQRFRDSATALSSGQPCDCLPPLRAAAEQLRQKDLRISQLQAELRRPPPAPAQPPEPEALPTIYVVTPTYARLVQKAELVRLSQTLSLVPRLHWLLVEDAEGPTPLVSGLLAASGLLFTHLVVLTPKAQRLREGEPGWVHPRGVEQRNKALDWLRGRGGAVGGEKDPPPPGTQGVVYFADDDNTYSRELFEEMRWTRGVSVWPVGLVGGLRFEGPQVQDGRVVGFHTAWEPNRPFPVDMAGFAVALPLLLDKPNAQFDSTAPRGHLESSLLSHLVDPKDLEPRAANCTRVLVWHTRTEKPKMKQEEQLQRQGRGSDPAIEV
- the B3GAT3 gene encoding galactosylgalactosylxylosylprotein 3-beta-glucuronosyltransferase 3, which translates into the protein MKLKLKNVFLAYFLVSIAGLLYALVQLGQPCDCLPPLRAAAEQLRQKDLRISQLQAELRRPPPAPAQPPEPEALPTIYVVTPTYARLVQKAELVRLSQTLSLVPRLHWLLVEDAEGPTPLVSGLLAASGLLFTHLVVLTPKAQRLREGEPGWVHPRGVEQRNKALDWLRGRGGAVGGEKDPPPPGTQGVVYFADDDNTYSRELFEEMRWTRGVSVWPVGLVGGLRFEGPQVQDGRVVGFHTAWEPNRPFPVDMAGFAVALPLLLDKPNAQFDSTAPRGHLESSLLSHLVDPKDLEPRAANCTRVLVWHTRTEKPKMKQEEQLQRQGRGSDPAIEV
- the B3GAT3 gene encoding galactosylgalactosylxylosylprotein 3-beta-glucuronosyltransferase 3 isoform X5, whose protein sequence is MKLKLKNVFLAYFLVSIAGLLYALVQLGQPCDCLPPLRAAAEQLRQKDLRISQLQAELRRPPPAPAQPPEPEALPTIYVVTPTYARLVQKAELVRLSQTLSLVPRLHWLLVEDAEGPTPLVSGLLAASGLLFTHLVVLTPKAQRLREGEPGWVHPRGVEQRNKALDWLRGRGGAVGGEKDPPPPGTQGVVYFADDDNTYSRELFEEMRWTRGVSVWPVGLVGGLRFEGPQVQDGRVVGFHTAWEPNRPFPVDMAGFAVALPLLLDKPNAQFDSTAPRGHLESSLLSHLVDPKDLEPRAANCTRGTGVAYTDREAQDEAGGAAAAAGPGLRPSN
- the B3GAT3 gene encoding galactosylgalactosylxylosylprotein 3-beta-glucuronosyltransferase 3 isoform X1, with protein sequence MKLKLKNVFLAYFLVSIAGLLYALVQLGQPCDCLPPLRAAAEQLRQKDLRISQLQAELRRPPPAPAQPPEPEALPTIYVVTPTYARLVQKAELVRLSQTLSLVPRLHWLLVEDAEGPTPLVSGLLAASGLLFTHLVVLTPKAQRLREGEPGWVHPRGVEQRNKALDWLRGRGGAVGGEKDPPPPGTQGVVYFADDDNTYSRELFEEMRWTRGVSVWPVGLVGGLRFEGPQVQDGRVVGFHTAWEPNRPFPVDMAGFAVALPLLLDKPNAQFDSTAPRGHLESSLLSHLVDPKDLEPRAANCTRVLVWHTRTEKPKMKQEEQLQRQGRGSDPAIEMWAPVAAQVEPGSKLWSPGCSIRQKSVLPGPHPLDKKKQLLPSKNFIESISESASRPSHVTFPSLCSLLFPGGSDYKG
- the B3GAT3 gene encoding galactosylgalactosylxylosylprotein 3-beta-glucuronosyltransferase 3 isoform X4, which encodes MKLKLKNVFLAYFLVSIAGLLYALVQLAKGMDRTLPLMQRFRDSATALSSGQPCDCLPPLRAAAEQLRQKDLRISQLQAELRRPPPAPAQPPEPEALPTIYVVTPTYARLVQKAELVRLSQTLSLVPRLHWLLVEDAEGPTPLVSGLLAASGLLFTHLVVLTPKAQRLREGEPGWVHPRGVEQRNKALDWLRGRGGAVGGEKDPPPPGTQGVVYFADDDNTYSRELFEEMRWTRGVSVWPVGLVGGLRFEGPQVQDGRVVGFHTAWEPNRPFPVDMAGFAVALPLLLDKPNAQFDSTAPRGHLESSLLSHLVDPKDLEPRAANCTRVLVWHTRTEKPKMKQEEQLQRQGRGSDPAIEMWAPVAAQVEPGSKLWSPGCSIRQKSVLPGPHPLDKKKQLLPSKNFIESISESASRPSHVTFPSLCSLLFPGGSDYKG
- the ROM1 gene encoding rod outer segment membrane protein 1, with product MGGCSGYWGRGWEDAQGIGVRVALAQLKPGRADSASCPSQLPSLTPLHSLGQRWEMAPVLPLVLPLQPRIRLAQGLWLLSWLLALAGGVILLCSGHLLVQLRHLGTFLAPSCQFPVLPQAALAAGAVALGTGLVGVGASRASLNAALYPPWRGVLGPLLVAGTAGGGGLLVVALGLALALPGSLDEALEEGLVTALAHYKDTEVPGHCQAKRLVDELQLRYHCCGRHGYKDWFGVQWVSSRYLDPGDRDVADRIQSNVEGLYLTDGVPFSCCNPHSPRPCLQNRLSDSYAHPLFDPRQPNQNLWTQGCHEVLLEHLQDLAGTLGSMLAVTFLLQALVLLGLRYLQTALEGLGGVIDAGGETQGYLFPSGLKDMLKTAWLQGGVACRPAPEEAPPAEAPPKEDLSEA